ACCCCCGCCGACCGCGGATACGACCGCCGCGACGACGACCGCCTCGAGCGGCACTCCCGCGCTTAACAGTTCAGAGTTGGCGACAGCGTACGCCGACGAGGAAGATATCGACGCGCTCGCCGAACCGATCGCCCGGTCGATCGTCCGCGGCTACTTCCCGCCCGAGCGAACGCAACTGACTCTCGAGCGGCGAGGACTCGACCGGGCCGTCACGACGACTCACTACCTCGAACTGGCCGATCGCCTCGATCCGGATCACGACCTCGAGCGAGACGCCGGTCCGCTGCGGCGATCGGACGCCCGGGCCGACGACGCCAACGAGGTGCTGATCGCGGGTCTCACCGAACTGATCGCCGACGACCTCGAGTCGGGGCCGATCGGTGACGAACTCGACGCGATCGGCGGTGACGAGGCCGAATTGGACGCGTTCTTCGAGAAAACCATCGCCCCCAGCGACGTCGACATCACGACGTATACGTGGAAAGAATGACGGGAAAACGCACACGAACGACGGTATCGATCGACGATCGCGCTCGAGTCCCCTTCGCGATAATCGGGGTGTTGCTGCTGGTGACCAGCGTGACGGTCGTCGGCGTCCTCCAGACGCGCGGCGGACCCGAGACGGAGATCGACGAGACGCTCGCGATGGAGCGGACGGAAGCGGCCGTCCAGAGCGAACTCCGCGGCGCCGTCGTCGACGCGACTCACCGGGCCGCGGCCCAACCGGTAACGACCTCCGACCTCGACGCGCTCGGGGGCAACCAGACCGAGACGTTCGAGACGTACCTCGAGTTGTTGATCTACCTCGAGGCGCAGGAGTCGCTGTCGGCCGCCGGCCAGACGGCCGGCGACGTCGAGACGACGGTTTCCATCGGCGGAGACGTCCCCGAGGATCCCGACCGTGCGATCAGGACCGCCGACGACCGAATCGACGTCGCGGAACGGGCGGGGGGCGACGGACTGCTCGAGGTGACGCTCGATCGGGTGACGATCACGCTCGAGGACGGCGATCGCGTCGTCAGCGAGCGGACGGTCGACGACCTCTCCGTCACCGTCGGCACGCCGATCCTCGAGTTACAGGAGAAGACACGGGAGTTCGAAACGATGCTCGACGAAGGCTTCCTCGATGGCGAGGTCACCGAGTTCGAAAACATGGCCCAGAAAACGGCCATGCGACTCTATCCGATGGCGTATTTCAAGTCGTTCATCAATCGGATGGACAAAGGGACGGGTGACGAAGATCTGGAACAGGGTTGGACCTTCGACGAAATTCTCGAGAACAATCACACTGAAGTGATGGCGAACGACGCCATCTTCGGCGTTCAGGAGGAGGTGTTCGGCGAGGACGCCGTCGACCCGTACGCCGACAGGGTGATGCGTCCGGCGTGGGCGTGTTTCGCGGCGGACATGCTGGAGACGATGGCCGGCAACGACGACAGCGAAGAAAGTAACGACGGATACCAGGCGACGGTCTCCGTCACGGACGGGTTCGGGAACGGCGTTTACAATGCAACTGTCTTCGTCGACGGAGAAAAGCGGGGTACGACGGGTCCCGGTAACGAGGTCTCGTTCGAGCTAGCGGAGAACGGGACGCACTCGGTCGTCGTGATCGGAGACGACTACGAGCGAGTCGAGCAGCGCATCCGGTTTTCCGAACGGGATTCTCGAGACCGTATCGAACTCCGGCCGTCTACCGACCGAACGATCACTGTCTACGGTCCGTCCGGAGAGCCGGTCGACGGCGCCGACGTCAACGTCTGGGCGGACGACGAACTCGCGTACGCGACGACGGGTGCCGACGGAACGATCGCTCTCGAGGACCTCGCGATCGACGACCGAAGCGAACTTACGGTCGAAATATTCGCGGACGGGTACGAAGACGGATCGGAGACGGTCGAAATCGATCGGTCCTACAACGCGATTTTGACGTCTGCAGGCGACGCCTCGCTCGACGATCCCGAGGACGGTGCGGGACTGCACAGTTACTTCGAGGACGATCCGAGCCTCAAGGACGCCGCTTGCGAGGACTTCCGCGACTATCTCTTCGGCGACAAAGGCGGCGATCTCCCGGACGCGCCCTCGACGCTCGAGCTCGTCGACGGCATGTTCGGGGAGATGAATCCGCTGACGCAGAACGAAACGGTCGAACCGAACGACATGGCCGACATCGCCTACTACGAGCTGATCGGCATCCGAGATCTCTCGACGGTGTTGGACGACCTCCCTAGCGAGATGAACCCCGAGGATATCGACGAACCGATCAGTTACACCGAGGGGTTCGAGTCGCGGATCGAGAACGGTGACTTCATCGACGATATCTACGACGTGAACGTCGATCGATCGGTCGACGTCTCGTACGGATCGCTTTCCGCGAACAGGAGCAGCTCGTTTTCCGACTACGAGTACAGTCATTCAGCGTACGATTCCCGCGGCGTTACCGACATCGACGTATCGTTGTCGCAGGACTGGCGGACTACCGAGGGTGAGTACACCAATCGTGATCTCCACAGTCTCACGATCGATGCCGACGTCGAAATTCAGGAGCGATCGGTCTTCGAGAACACGACGGAGAACGGAACCGACACGAAAACCCTCGATCGATCGCCCGAAACGCTCCCGGTTTCGATCGAGGTCGACATCGATGCGGATCTCGTCGATGATATCGCTATCGACCGGAGCGAGATCGGTGACGATTTCGAAGCCGGCACCGGATACGCGGGCCACGGTGATCTCACCAGCCTCTCGGATCCGGCCAACTTCGAGCGCGTCGTAACTGACTCCCTCGAGACGCTGCTCGATGTGAACGCGCTCGATTCGGACGGCGATCTCGAGTCCCAGATCGAAGCTGATCTCAACGATTCGATCCGCATATCGAGTATTCCGTCGACCAACGAGAGTACCAACGGGGCGATATCCGTCGCACTGGATATCCGTTTCGGGGTCCTCGGAGCGGACGTTGCGAGTTACGACTTCGACGATCTCGAGGCCGGTTCGAATCTCGACAGAGCCGAACTCGAAGAGTGGCTCGAGGACGACCTCTACTTGGTTAACGCGTACGTCAAGAAAGAGACGAACGCGATCGAGCAACCGCGAGTGGAGTTTCTGCGCAGTCCGTCGCCGTTCAGAGAGCTAACCGATGAGGTTCGGGCCGTCGAAGACGAACTCGTGGACACGGAGTCGTACGACAACGTTCCGGATCTCGTTCGAATGGAAGTGCGAAACGCCTACTTCGAGACGCTCACCGGTCGACTTGATGAGATGGCGGATTTCCACGAGGAAACGGTCAGCGAGTTCGACGACGCGATGTCCACGAGCGACGGCGCACTCGACGACTCCCTCGATATCGTACAGGCGGTTTTCGCTGGCGACGTCGAGACGGAGAGCGGGGAACTCGAGGGCTCAGAGCTCATGGGAGACATGGAGTTCGACGTCTCCGGTTCGCCGACGTACATGGACCTCGAGACGGTCGACGACGACGAGGTGCCGACGGTTCGACCGCCGAACACCACGATCATGGACACCGATGTCGACGGCGAGCACGCGGCGCTCGGAGCCAAATACGGCCAGCGACTGCCGACACCGGGGCTCCCGCTAGTTCCGTGGCCGCCGATGCTGTACGTCCTGCAGGTCAACAGCTACAACGTCGACCTTCAGGGCGAGTACTCCCGCTTCGAAGTGAGTGCGACGGCGGGAGGTCCGGTCGACGGTGCGGGAACGACGTACGTCCGCGATCGGATGGACGTCGAAGTCGATCTCGGCGGCGATGCGCCACAGAAGATCGGCGAAGTCGAACCGATTACGTTCGATACGTCGCTCGAGATTCTGATTGCCATGCCTGGTCTGATGCCCATGAAGTCTGGTTCACCGCCGAATACCGGGGATCCTCCATTTGACGGTCCACCAAGCTTCAGTGACCTTATCGAGAATCTCGGTAATAAGGATCTAATTCTCGGTTACGAGGGAGAGAGCGACAAGTACGGGGATACTGGCCCTCTCGAAGGCTAAGTAGCTCTCCTTCAGACCGATTTCGCGTTATTACATCTGCAATAGTATTAGGCTGTTTCGAGAGCGCCAATGACGCTGTAGTTACCATCGATGCTATAGATGATCGAATCTACAAGAATCGCGTATCCTTGTACCATTCCTCGTACCATATCTTGGTGATCGCGGACATCAAAGGACCACCGTTGTTCACCAGTTTCGGGATTTAGTACGTTCAAATCCACATAGCCATAGCCACGCCAGACATAGAGAGAGTTCTTAGAAACGAATATCCGACGACCAGTCGGTCCAGAAATAGGCATATTTGAATCCCATGTTGGGGGTTCTTGTCTTGTGGTTAGTTCTCTCGTTAGCACTGCAGGCTGATCAAATACGCCCGCAGAGTAGATAATTTCATTTGCGATAGTTGGAGCACGACCGGCGACAACGGACTCACTATCATCCTTATTATAGACGGCCATCGTCGCCTCTTCTCCCGTCTCTCCGTCAATCGCTAGAACCGTATCGAGTTCGTGTGTATAGACTGTCCCATCATGAACCAGTAATTCTCTTCCGGTGTCAAAATTGCCGGACGGAGAATACGCCCAGATCTGTTCCTCTTTCTCGACATCGAATCCCACTACTTCGTAGTCATGTCCACTGTTCGTTTTGTGTGATACATAGAGTGAACCATCACTACCGACAGCGATATCTTGGACTGCATTTACTCGTTCCTCCCAAATTATACTCTGTTCTTCGATGTCGACAGCGTATAGTTTTCCGTCGTTATGGACGTATACGATCCCATCGTAGACACGAATGTCTCCAGAGTACAGCGAACCGAGTTCAACCGACCACAAGACGTCACCGGTCTCGGGTTTCAGCGCATAGAGGGTTTCAGTGAGAAAGTACACGGTGTCGTCAGTTACCGCTGGCGTCGTCGGTTCCCACTGCGGATTTGGAGGGGTCTCCGGCGGCAGTTCTGGTTCGTACGTCCACTCGACGTCACCTGTCGTCAGGTCGATTGCGTGGAGTGTCGACGTCTCGTCCGCGACGTAGACGAACCCGTGACCGACGACAGGTCCCGAGACCTCACCGTCTTCGATCTCGACCGTCCACCGCTCCTCGAGCGGCCCGTCAGGCCCGCTCCACTCATCGGTAACCATCCCGTTGTTCGCGGAGAACCGTGCCATTGGCCACGACTCGCCGCTCGAGCCGTTGTGAACGCCTTCAGTTCCGCTTTCGTCAGGTTCCTCGCCGGTACCAGCAGGGTCCGAACTGCCGTTTTCGTCGTTCGAATCGTCGCTACCCGTACAGCCGGAGAGGCCGGCAATACCGACCGATGCACTGCCGCAGGCTGCGAGCCACCGTCGGCGCGTTGATGTCGACCGTCGATTCATCGTCTATTTCAAATATGTATAATTCAACTAACTAAATGTATCGGAAATAGCCGATAGTACTAGCCGAAGCGAACTCGGTTTGAGACCAGTCTCGGCTGCAGGCTCTCTGATCGGGATATCGTTCGCATCCGGCCCAACGGAAAACGAGAACGTAGTTCGATCAGCGGCGAGTTACTCGAGCAGTTCCTCGGCGAGCATCGGGATGAACGTCCCGATATCGGTGACCATGCCGATAGCCTGCGCGCTGCCCCGGTCGAGAAGTTGGGTGACGGTTGCAGGGTTGATGTCGACGCAGACGGTCTTGGTCGTCGAGGGGAGGCAGTTACCGACGGCGACCGAGTGGAGCAGCGTCGCGAGCATGAGGACGATGTCGGCCTCCTGGGCCTGCTCGCGGATCGCGTTCTGGGCCTCGATCGAATCGGTGATCGTGTCCGGAAGCGGGCCGTCGTCCCGGATCGAGCCCGCGAGGACGTAGGGGACATCGTTGCGCACGCACTCGTACATCACGCCGTCGTCGACGACACCCTCGTCGACGGCCTCCTCGATCCCGCCGAGGCGGGCGATCTCGCTGATCGTGTAAATGTGGTGTTTGTGTCCCTTTCGCGGGTGCTCTAAGCTCTCGGTGTCGACGCCCAGCGAGGTGCCGTAGAGGTCGCGCTCTAAGTCGTGGACGGCGAAGCCGTTGCCGGCCGAAAGCGCGTCGATGTAGCCCGCGCGGACGAGCTCCGCGAGCGCGTCCCGGCCGCCGGAGTGGACGATCGCCGGGCCGCAGACGACGAGGACGTTCCCGTCGTTTTCCCGGACCTCGCGCATCTCGTCGGCGATCTCCTCGATCAGCGACGCCGAGGGGCGCTCGCTGGAGACGCCGCCCTGCATGAAGCCGAACGAACCGCTGCCGTTGCGGGGGCGTTCCGGCGGTTCGACGCGGATCCCGGTTTCGCCGGTGACGACGAGGTCGCCTTCCTCGATCGCGTTCAGGACCTTCGTGTAAACCCGCGGACGCTCGTCGCCCGCGTTCTCTACCACGAGGGCACAGTCCATCTCGACGTCCTCGACCTCGACCCACTCGCCGTCGACGCGAACGAACGTCGGGTGGTTGGTCGTCGAGTAGAAGTCGACGGGGACGACGCCGTCCTCCGGCGCCGCCTCGAGCGTCGCGTCGCGCGGATCGGCGACGGTCGCGCCCTGCTGGTTGAGTTCGTGGAGGATCGCCCGCAGGTCGCTTTCGGTTTCGGCGAGCACGCGCATCCGGCAGTAGGTCTCCGCGTGCTTGTGGCGGCCGACTTCGAATTCCTCGACCTCGAACTCGCCGCCCATATCCATTACGACACCGAAACAGTGGCCC
This portion of the Haloterrigena gelatinilytica genome encodes:
- a CDS encoding DUF7284 family protein, translated to MRSDRAVSTVLDVAFALLLVSASVLLLGLSLPTTDGSLEETRADRTAETLSGSTVAVSYDLESIAESDRYEEPETVDDYERTTYGSATGVLAEAAVANATIGDGRLIRYADSFADSVAASVDGRFTGSNRNVHVVASWRPYEDASIRGEVTAGQRPPPTADTTAATTTASSGTPALNSSELATAYADEEDIDALAEPIARSIVRGYFPPERTQLTLERRGLDRAVTTTHYLELADRLDPDHDLERDAGPLRRSDARADDANEVLIAGLTELIADDLESGPIGDELDAIGGDEAELDAFFEKTIAPSDVDITTYTWKE
- a CDS encoding DUF7286 family protein, producing MTGKRTRTTVSIDDRARVPFAIIGVLLLVTSVTVVGVLQTRGGPETEIDETLAMERTEAAVQSELRGAVVDATHRAAAQPVTTSDLDALGGNQTETFETYLELLIYLEAQESLSAAGQTAGDVETTVSIGGDVPEDPDRAIRTADDRIDVAERAGGDGLLEVTLDRVTITLEDGDRVVSERTVDDLSVTVGTPILELQEKTREFETMLDEGFLDGEVTEFENMAQKTAMRLYPMAYFKSFINRMDKGTGDEDLEQGWTFDEILENNHTEVMANDAIFGVQEEVFGEDAVDPYADRVMRPAWACFAADMLETMAGNDDSEESNDGYQATVSVTDGFGNGVYNATVFVDGEKRGTTGPGNEVSFELAENGTHSVVVIGDDYERVEQRIRFSERDSRDRIELRPSTDRTITVYGPSGEPVDGADVNVWADDELAYATTGADGTIALEDLAIDDRSELTVEIFADGYEDGSETVEIDRSYNAILTSAGDASLDDPEDGAGLHSYFEDDPSLKDAACEDFRDYLFGDKGGDLPDAPSTLELVDGMFGEMNPLTQNETVEPNDMADIAYYELIGIRDLSTVLDDLPSEMNPEDIDEPISYTEGFESRIENGDFIDDIYDVNVDRSVDVSYGSLSANRSSSFSDYEYSHSAYDSRGVTDIDVSLSQDWRTTEGEYTNRDLHSLTIDADVEIQERSVFENTTENGTDTKTLDRSPETLPVSIEVDIDADLVDDIAIDRSEIGDDFEAGTGYAGHGDLTSLSDPANFERVVTDSLETLLDVNALDSDGDLESQIEADLNDSIRISSIPSTNESTNGAISVALDIRFGVLGADVASYDFDDLEAGSNLDRAELEEWLEDDLYLVNAYVKKETNAIEQPRVEFLRSPSPFRELTDEVRAVEDELVDTESYDNVPDLVRMEVRNAYFETLTGRLDEMADFHEETVSEFDDAMSTSDGALDDSLDIVQAVFAGDVETESGELEGSELMGDMEFDVSGSPTYMDLETVDDDEVPTVRPPNTTIMDTDVDGEHAALGAKYGQRLPTPGLPLVPWPPMLYVLQVNSYNVDLQGEYSRFEVSATAGGPVDGAGTTYVRDRMDVEVDLGGDAPQKIGEVEPITFDTSLEILIAMPGLMPMKSGSPPNTGDPPFDGPPSFSDLIENLGNKDLILGYEGESDKYGDTGPLEG
- a CDS encoding PQQ-binding-like beta-propeller repeat protein, with protein sequence MNRRSTSTRRRWLAACGSASVGIAGLSGCTGSDDSNDENGSSDPAGTGEEPDESGTEGVHNGSSGESWPMARFSANNGMVTDEWSGPDGPLEERWTVEIEDGEVSGPVVGHGFVYVADETSTLHAIDLTTGDVEWTYEPELPPETPPNPQWEPTTPAVTDDTVYFLTETLYALKPETGDVLWSVELGSLYSGDIRVYDGIVYVHNDGKLYAVDIEEQSIIWEERVNAVQDIAVGSDGSLYVSHKTNSGHDYEVVGFDVEKEEQIWAYSPSGNFDTGRELLVHDGTVYTHELDTVLAIDGETGEEATMAVYNKDDSESVVAGRAPTIANEIIYSAGVFDQPAVLTRELTTRQEPPTWDSNMPISGPTGRRIFVSKNSLYVWRGYGYVDLNVLNPETGEQRWSFDVRDHQDMVRGMVQGYAILVDSIIYSIDGNYSVIGALETA
- a CDS encoding ornithine cyclodeaminase, nickel-pincer nucleotide-dependent, whose amino-acid sequence is MTVSRTVELEGHIIDSGTMGHCFGVVMDMGGEFEVEEFEVGRHKHAETYCRMRVLAETESDLRAILHELNQQGATVADPRDATLEAAPEDGVVPVDFYSTTNHPTFVRVDGEWVEVEDVEMDCALVVENAGDERPRVYTKVLNAIEEGDLVVTGETGIRVEPPERPRNGSGSFGFMQGGVSSERPSASLIEEIADEMREVRENDGNVLVVCGPAIVHSGGRDALAELVRAGYIDALSAGNGFAVHDLERDLYGTSLGVDTESLEHPRKGHKHHIYTISEIARLGGIEEAVDEGVVDDGVMYECVRNDVPYVLAGSIRDDGPLPDTITDSIEAQNAIREQAQEADIVLMLATLLHSVAVGNCLPSTTKTVCVDINPATVTQLLDRGSAQAIGMVTDIGTFIPMLAEELLE